Proteins encoded by one window of Haematobia irritans isolate KBUSLIRL chromosome 2, ASM5000362v1, whole genome shotgun sequence:
- the Snx1 gene encoding sorting nexin 1, with protein sequence MSMENVDDIQREFADVDINNEGSNDEQEEVPPPAVNNNNGIINQTTIHRRISSSNMQDVLSDNGDYFIEITISEPQKIGDGMGSYLTYKVSTKTNIPKFKRTEFSTLRRFSDFLGIHSLLASKYIKLGKIVPPAPSKNIFGTTKVKISPQQSEPGNGSNVEWVEQRRAALERYMNRTAQHPVLRVDLDFINFLESDQELPRAVNTAALSGAAVVRLFNKVGATVNKITYKMDENDPWFDDKITEVENLDTNLQKLHSALKSLVTTRKELANLTGLVAKSAAMLSTCEEHTGLSRALSNLADVEEKIEILRSEQSNSDFYIMSEFVKDYLGLFVAIKSVFHERVKVFQNWQHAQMQLSKRRENRGRYELNNRTDKLEQAHQEVEEWQVKVQRCQQQFEEISSEIKKEMERFELHRIKDFKANLVKYLEDQMAHQQQIITYWESFVPFAREIV encoded by the exons ATGTCCATGGAAAATGTCGATGATATTCAACGCGAATTTGCTGATGTGGATATAAATAATGAGGGTTCCAATGATGAGCAAGAAGAGGTTCCACCTCCTGCCGTAAATAACAATAATGGAATTATTAACCAAACAACTATACAT CGTCGCATTTCATCGAGTAACATGCAAGATGTTCTTTCCGATAATGgggattattttatagaaataaccatATCTGAACCACAAAAAATTGGCGATGGAATGGGTTCATATCTAACCTACAA aGTATCCACCAAAACAAACATTCCAAAATTTAAGCGAACAGAATTCAGTACTCTACGACGTTTTAGTGATTTTTTGGGTATTCATTCACTATTGGCaagcaaatatataaaattagggAAAATTGTACCACCAGCAccatctaaaaatatttttg GAACCACAAAGGTTAAAATAAGTCCACAACAAAGTGAACCTGGAAATGGATCAAATGTGGAATGGGTCGAACAACGAAGAGCCGCCCTAGAACGATACATGAATCGAACTGCCCAACACCCCGTTCTGCGTGTCGATCtggatttcataaattttttggagAGTGATCAA GAGTTGCCTCGTGCAGTTAATACTGCCGCTTTGAGTGGAGCTGCTGTGGTGCGATTATTTAATAAAGTTGGTGCGACTGTTAACAAGATAAcatacaaaatggatgaaaatgACCCT TGGTTCGACGATAAAATTACTGAAGTCGAAAATTTAGATactaatttgcaaaaattacatTCCGCTTTAAAGTCATTGGTAACTACGCGCAAAGAACTTGCTAACCTAACAGGTTTGGTTGCAAAATCAGCTGCAATGCTAAGTACATGCGAAGAGCATACCGGCCTTTCTAGAGCTCTGTCTAACTTAGCCGATGTAGAggagaaaatagaaattttacgaTCTGAGCAGTCCAATTCTGACTTTTACATAATGTCTGAATTTGTTAAAGACTATTTGGGTTTATTTGTTGCAATTAAATCTGTTTTTCATGAGCGTgttaaagtttttcaaaattggcaACATGCTCAAATGCAATTGTCCAAAAGACGTGAAAATCGCGGACGTTATGAATTAAATAACCGGACTGACAAATTAGAACAGGCTCATCAGGAGGTCGAAGAG TGGCAAGTAAAGGTCCAGCGATGTCAACagcaatttgaagaaatttcatctgaaattaaaaaagaaatggaGCGTTTCGAATTGCATCGAATAAAAGATTTCAAGGCAAATTTGGTCAAGTATCTGGAAGACCAGATGGCCCACCAACAACAG ATTATAACTTATTGGGAGTCGTTTGTACCCTTTGCTCGCGAAATTGTTTAA